The following proteins are co-located in the Thermus thermophilus HB8 genome:
- the eno gene encoding phosphopyruvate hydratase: protein MTTIVGVRAREVLDSRGFPTVEAEVELEGGARGRAMVPSGASTGTHEALELRDGGKRYLGKGVRRAVENVNERIAPELVGMDALDQEGVDRAMLELDGTPNKANLGANAVLAVSLAVARAAAEALGLPLYRYLGGVQGVTLPVPLMNVINGGKHADNRVDFQEFMLVPAGAGSFAEALRIGAEVFHTLKAVLKEKGYSTNVGDEGGFAPDLRSNEEAVELLLLAIERAGYTPGQEVSLALDPATSELYRDGKYHLEGEGKVLSSEEMVAFWEAWVEKYPIRSIEDGLAEDDWEGWRLLTERLGGKVQLVGDDLFVTNPERLRAGIERGVANAILVKVNQIGTLSETLEAIRLAQRSGYRAVISHRSGETEDSFIADLAVAVNAGQIKTGSLSRSDRLAKYNQLLRIEEELGRAARFLGYAAF from the coding sequence GGGGCCAGGGGCCGGGCCATGGTGCCCTCCGGGGCCTCCACCGGAACCCACGAGGCCCTGGAGCTCAGGGACGGCGGCAAGCGCTACCTGGGCAAGGGGGTGCGCCGGGCGGTGGAGAACGTCAACGAGCGCATCGCCCCCGAGCTCGTCGGCATGGACGCCCTGGACCAGGAAGGGGTGGACCGGGCCATGCTGGAGCTGGACGGCACCCCCAACAAGGCCAACCTGGGGGCGAACGCCGTCCTCGCGGTCTCCCTGGCCGTGGCCCGGGCGGCGGCCGAGGCCCTGGGCCTGCCCCTTTACCGCTACCTGGGCGGGGTCCAGGGGGTCACCCTGCCCGTGCCCCTCATGAACGTCATCAACGGGGGGAAGCACGCCGACAACCGGGTGGACTTCCAGGAGTTCATGCTGGTGCCCGCGGGGGCGGGAAGCTTCGCCGAGGCCTTGAGGATCGGGGCCGAGGTCTTCCACACCCTCAAGGCCGTCCTCAAGGAGAAGGGCTACAGCACCAACGTGGGGGACGAGGGGGGCTTCGCCCCCGACCTCAGGAGCAACGAGGAGGCGGTGGAGCTTTTGCTCCTCGCCATTGAGCGGGCGGGGTACACCCCGGGCCAGGAGGTCTCCCTGGCCCTGGACCCGGCCACGAGCGAGCTTTACCGGGACGGGAAGTACCACCTGGAGGGGGAGGGCAAGGTCCTCTCCTCGGAGGAGATGGTGGCCTTCTGGGAGGCCTGGGTGGAGAAGTACCCCATCCGCTCCATTGAGGACGGCCTCGCCGAGGACGACTGGGAGGGGTGGCGGCTTCTCACCGAGCGCCTGGGGGGGAAGGTCCAGCTCGTGGGGGACGACCTCTTCGTCACCAACCCGGAAAGGCTCCGGGCGGGGATTGAGCGGGGGGTGGCCAACGCCATCCTGGTCAAGGTGAACCAGATCGGGACCCTCTCGGAGACCCTCGAGGCCATCCGCCTGGCCCAGCGCTCGGGGTACAGGGCGGTGATCAGCCACCGCTCCGGGGAGACGGAGGACAGCTTCATCGCCGACCTCGCCGTGGCGGTGAACGCCGGACAGATCAAGACCGGTTCCCTTTCCCGCTCCGACCGGCTGGCCAAGTACAACCAGCTCCTGCGCATTGAGGAGGAGCTGGGCCGGGCCGCGAGGTTTTTGGGGTATGCCGCCTTTTAA